In Pseudosulfitobacter pseudonitzschiae, the sequence GATCGCCAACCCCAAAGGCGTTGGCACGTTGACCGCGCATCCCGGTACGGGCGCTGCGATGAACACCCGCAACGCCTTTTTGATCGGTGACAGCATGACAGGCGGCTATGGCAACGGCCCCGACATTCTGCATGATTGCACCGTAGCCGTAGACGCAGGCGAAATCGCGGTGATCGTGGGCCCCAACGGTGCTGGTAAATCCACCGCAATGAAGGCCGTGTTCGGCATGTTGAACGTGCGCAAGGGCTCTGTCCATCTGGACGGTGAAGACATCACCGATCTGTCGCCCCAAGACCGCGTGGCCAAGGGCATGGGCTTTGTCCCGCAGACGTCAAACATCTTTACGTCGATGACGGTCGAGGAAAATCTCGAGATGGGTGCTTTCATCCGCCGTGACGATTTCCGCGATACGATGGCACAGGTCTATGACCTGTTTCCCATCCTAAAGGAAAAGCGCCGACAGGCCGCGGGTGAATTGTCGGGCGGTCAACGTCAACAAGTCGCCGTGGGCCGCGCACTGATGACGCGCCCAAAGGTTCTGATGCTGGACGAACCCACAGCGGGTGTCAGCCCCATCGTCATGGACGAGCTGTTCGACCGCATCATCGAAGTGGCCCGCACCGGCATCCCGATCCTGATGGTTGAACAGAACGCCCGACAAGCGCTTGAGATTGCCGACAAAGGTTACGTTCTAGTGCAAGGGCGCAATGCGTTCTCGGGCACTGGCAAAGAACTTCTGGCCGATCCCGAAGTCCGCAAATCGTTCTTGGGGGGCTGAGTGATGTATCTGCTCTCAAAAACCACCCATGGCCCCTCGGGCACCAGCAAGATCGGAGCCTGTGCATAATGGACCTTCTCAACGCCTTCGTGGCGCTTTCCAATTTCGTGCTGATCCCCGCGATTGCCTATGGCTCGCAGCTTGCGCTGGGTGCGCTGGGGGTCACGCTGATCTACGGCATCCTGCGGTTTTCCAACTTTGCCCACGGGGATACGATGGCATTCGGCACAATGGTGACGGTGCTGTTTACTTGGCTGTTCCAAAGCTGGGGTGTTTCGCTGGGGCCGCTGCCCACGGCGCTGCTTGCCCTGCCCTTTGGCATTCTGGGCTGTATGGCGCTGCTGCTGTTCACCGATCGCGTGGTGTATAAATTCTACCGCGCACAAAAGGCCAAGCCGGTAATCCTTGTGATCGTGTCACTTGGCGTGATGTTCATCATGAACGGTCTGGTGCGCTTTATCATCGGGCCGGACGACCAACGGTTTTCTGATGGCGAACGGTTCATCGTCTCGGTGCGCACTTTCAAAGAGATGACCGGACTGGAAGAAGGTGTGGCGATCAAGACCACCCAAGGTATCACGGTGATCACAGCGGTGATCGTGGTGGCAGCTCTGTTCTGGTTTCTGAACCGCACGCGCACCGGAAAATCCATGCGCGCCTATTCCGACAACGAGGATCTGGCGCTGCTGTCGGGCATCAACCCCGAGCGCGTGGTGATGATTACATGGCTGATCGTTGCCGCATTGGCGACGGTGGCAGGCGTGCTGTACGGGTTGGACAAGTCGTTCAAACCTTTCACCTATTTCCAGTTGCTGCTGCCGATCTTTGCCAGCGCCATCGTGGGGGGGCTGGGCAGCCCGCTGGGTGCCATCGCGGGCGGTTTTACCATCGCCTTTTCCGAAGTCATGGTGACCTATGCATGGAAAAAGGTCGCGGGCTATGCCCTGCCTGACAGCCTAGCGCCCGACAGTTTGGCCCAACTTCTGAGCACCGACTATAAATTCGCCGTCAGCTTTGTGATCCTGCTGATTGTGCTGTTGTTCCGGCCTACCGGACTTTTTGCGGGGAAATCGGTATGAACGCGACACTCAAAAACACCGGCCTGTTCGCGCTGGTCGCAGTGCTGATCATCGGAACCGGATTGTTGCAAAGCTGGAACTCGGCGCTGTTCATCCTGAACTTTGGCCTGATCAGCGCGATCATGGCCTTGGGGGTGAACCTGCAATGGGGGTTCGCGGGCCTGTTCAACGTGGGCATCATGGGGTTTGTGGCACTTGGCGGTCTGGCCACGGTGCTGGTGTCGATGCCGCCCACCACCGAAGCGTGGGCTGCGGGCGGCGGCAGTGTGATTGTTGCGCTGCTGATGGGCGCAGCGACGATTGTGGTGACCGCATTGGTGATCAAACGGATGCCTGCAGGCTGGGTGCGCACGGTTGTGGTTCTGGTGCTGCTGATTGGTGGCTTTTTCATCTATCGCTGGCTGTTCGATCCTGCCGTGGCGGCAATCGAAGCGGTTGATCCCGCATCAACCGGTTATTTGGGTGGCATCAACCCCGGTGGTGCCGCGTGGGGTTGGATGACGCTGCTGGCATGGCCCGTTGGCGGCGTTCTGGCGGCCGGGGTTGCGTGGATCATCGGCAAAACGGCACTTGGCCTGCGCAGCGATTATCTGGCCATTGCAACGCTGGGCATAGCCGAGATTATCATCGCCGTGCTGAAAAACGAAGACTGGCTGAGCCGTGGCGTCAAGAACGTCATCGGTCTGCCCCGTCCCGCCCCCTACGAGATCGAGTTGCAAACCAATCCTGCTTTTCTCGACCGCGCGGCAAGCTTGGGGATGGATCCGGTGACCGCCTCGACGATTTGGGTCAAACTGGTTTATGCGGGCCTGTTCACGGTTGTTCTGGTGATCCTGTTCATTTTGGCACAGCGCGCATTGCACAGCCCTTGGGGCCGCATGATGCGTGCAATCCGCGACAACGAAGATGCCTCGGAGGCGATGGGCAAGGACGTGACTGCGCGACATTTGCAGGTGTTCATTCTGGGCAGTGCGATCTGCGGCATTGCCGGTGCAATGATGACCACGCTGGACGGTCAGCTGACACCGGGCACCTACCAGCCACTGCGCTTTACCTTTCTGATCTGGGTGATGGTGATTGTTGGTGGGTCGGGCAACAACCTTGGCGCGGTACTGGGCGGGTTCCTGATCTGGTTCCTTTGGGTGCAGGTCGAGCCGATGGGGCTGTTGCTGATGCAGGCAATTACGTCCGGCATGGCCGATGGCGCGCCGCTGAAGGAACATTTGATCGAGAGCGCTGCGCATATGCGGCTGTTGACGATGGGTCTGATCCTGTTGCTGGTCTTGCGGTTCAGCCCGCGCGGGTTGATCCCCGAACGGTAAGGCGCGACATGCACCGCAACACCAAAAGGCCCGAACATTGTCGTTCGGGCCTTTTGCTTTGAACACGCGCCACAAGGGCGGCATGGCGTGGATAGAGATCGTAACGGATTGCCATGATCGCCGACATCTGGCCTTCGCTTGATTTTGCTGACAAAGATCGCCGGACTCACAACACTGAAGATCCAATGACACCCATCCAGACACCCCAGCGCGACAACCTGATCGGCAGTCTTTTCATGATCGGATCGATGGGTGGTTTCGCTGTCGAAGACGCATTTATCAAAGCTGCGGCACAAAACCTGCCCGTGGGCCAAATTCTGATCATCTTCGGCATGGGCGGTGCGCTGTGTTTTGCACTTCTGGCCCTTGCCAGCGGTGCCCCCCTGTTTCCACGCGCCGCCATGTCGCGCACCATGCGCATCCGCAGTCTGTTCGAGATGACGGGCCGTCTGTTTTATGTCCTTGCGATTGCGCTGACACCGCTGTCGTCGGCAACCGTCATCTTGCAGGCGACACCGCTGCTGGTGGTTGCAGGTGCGGCGCTGGTCTTTGGCGAACAGGTCGGGTGGCGCCGATGGAGCGCAATCATCATCGGCCTGATCGGCGTAATCATCATCGTACAGCCGGGCACCGACGGGTTCTCGGCGCTGTCGATTCTGGCCATCATCGGCCTGATCGGCTTTGCTGGCCGTGATCTTGCCAGCCGCGCGGCCCCCAGATCGCTGGGCACGGCAGTTCTGGGCTTTTACGGCTTTCTGGCGGTGATCGTTGCGGGCGTGGCATTTTCTCTGTGGCAAGCGGTGCCGTTCATCTGGCCCGATCCGGTTACAATGCTGTGGCTTGCGGGCTCTGTCGGTGCAGGTATCACCGCCTATTCCTTTTTGATGCGCGCCATGCGCACCGGAGAGGTGTCAGCCGTTACACCTTTTCGCTATACGCGGTTGCTGTTCGGCATCGGGCTGGGCGTCTTTGTCTTTGGCGAAACGCCTACAACCGCCACCTTTGCCGGTGCCGGTTTGATCGTGCTGTCGGGCGCATTCATCATGTGGCGCGGCAAGAAAATTGCCGCGCCTACCGCCCCTTGAACAACCCGCCCAAGATGCCGCGCACGATGCGGCGGCCCGTTGTGCCCGTCAGTTCCTTGACCACCATCCTGGTCATTTGATCACCAAAACTGGTGGTGCTGCGCGTCGCCCGCGCGGTCGACCGCGTGACCCGCGTGCCGGAATAGCGCCGCCCCGCGTTAAAGTCGCGCACGGCGGGGTCTTCGGCCTCTTCCGCCTGCTCCTCGACCTTGGCGGCCTCGGCGGCGGCCTTGGTTGCGCGTTCCTTGAGGATTTCGAAGGCAGATGTCCGGTCCAGCGGCGTATCGTACTTTCCCGCCATCGGCGAGACGGCCATGACCCCTGCCCGCTCGTCCGGTGTGATTGGCCCCAGTTGCGACGAGGGCGGACGAACCAGCGTTCGTTCCACGATCCCCGGCACACCCTTTTTCTGCAACATCGAGGTCACTGCCTCACCCACACCCACCTCACGGATGGCCTGTTCCGTATCAAAGGCGGGGTTCTCGCGGTAGGTCTCTGCGGCCATGCGCAGTTCCTTGCGATCCTTGGCGGTAAAGGCACGCAGGGCGTGTTGCACGCGGTTGCCCAACTGCCCAAGGATGTCGTCGGGTACGTCCGCAGGGTTCTGGGTGATAAAATAGACACCTACGCCCTTGGACCGGATCAGGCGCGCGACTTGTTCGACCTTGTTGACCAATGCCTTGGGCGCGTCGTCAAACAGCAGGTGCGCCTCGTCAAAGAAAAACACCAGCTTGGGTTTGTCCGGATCGCCGACCTCAGGCAATTCTTCGAACAATTCGCTCAGCAGCCAAAGCAGGAAGGTCGCATAAAGCTTGGGCGACCCCATCAGTTGGTCCGAGGCCAGAATGTTCACCATGCCCCGCCCGTCCGCATCGCAGCGCATCAGGTCGGCCAGATCCAGCGCCGGTTCCCCGAACAACTTGGCGCCACCTTGGTTTTCCAACACCAGCAAACGCCGCTGAATGGCCCCGATCGACGCCGTAGACACGTTGCCATATCGCAAGGACAAATCTTTGGCGTTTTCACCGATCCAGACCAGCAACGCCTGCAAATCCTTAAGATCCAGCAGCGGCAGCCCCTCTTCATCGGCCAGACGGAAGGCGATGTTCAAAATGCCCTCTTGTGCCTCGCTCAGTTCCAGAAGCTGGCTTAGCAACAGCGGCCCCATCTCGGATACGGTGGTGCGCACGGGGTGGCCCTGTTCACCGAACAGATCCCAGAATGTGACCGGAAAGGCCGTATAGGAATAGTCGGCAAACCCGATCGTGGCCGCGCGTTCGGTAAATGGAACATGCAGCTTGTCATTGGCGCTGCCCGCTTTGGACAGACCGGACAAATCCCCCTTAACGTCAGCCATAAAAACCGGTACGCCTGCGGCTGAGAATCCTTCGGCCAAAATTTGCAGCGTCACCGTTTTGCCGGTGCCCGTGGCCCCCGCAATCAGCCCGTGGCGATTGGCGTATTTCAGGCTTAGCCCTTGTTTGGTGCCATAATCCGGCCCGCCGCCGCCCACGAATACTGCGTCTTGCATCTGTATGTCCTGTTCCTTGCCGGTTCTGCACCTGGCAAAACCTGTCGTACCGACCATACTAACTTAACTTTTCAGGGCCATAGTGATTTCCATTCCGCACCAAGATGTCCTTCAGGTGTGGGGTAACTTCCTCCCTGTCAGACTGGTCGTGCCTTCGGGTGCGGCCTTTTTTGATAGAAAAACAGGCGAATCCCCTGCCCGCGACGGGAAATTTTGTTGAACCATCTACAATATGCGTTTCTGCGCTGATTTCCGGTTGACCGGTTATGTGTCATTGCCTAGGCTCTGATCAAAATAAGTCGGCCAGTCCGACGGGGAGAAATCATTTGAAAAGAGGGTCCTTGCGGATCCTCTTTTCTATGTGTCACGATGTGATTGAAAAACGGCAGAAAACTGCCTGATTTCGCTACTTTTCATTTCAGCCACCCCTGACAGTGCCGCGCGCGCGTGCTAACTGAATCCCAAAGCAACCAAGTCTGGAAGTTAAGATGTCATATACAATCAAAACACTGGTGCTGACCGCCGCTCTGGCGATGAGCGCGCCCGTGGCTATTCTGGCGCAGGAGACGACCACCGAAGGCGAAACGCCCAATGTCGAAACCCAATCCGGCAGCGCCTCTGAAATTGAATCGCAGCTGAGCCTTGGCGCTGATGCGGATGCCGATCCCGAACTGGGCAAACCCTATACCGCCGAGACGGTTGGTGCGTTTGAAATGCGCTGCATCAAGACAGAAGAAGAAAAAGACCCCTGCCAGATGTACCAGTTGCTGGACGATGGTGAGGGTGTTCCGGTTGCAGAATTCTCGCTTTTCCGTTTGCCTGAAGGTGGCAAAGCCGTTGCTGGGGCGACCCTTGTTGTACCGCTGGAAACCTCGTTGCCCGCACAGATGAAAATTTCGGTGGATGGCGGCCCTGCGCGGACCTACCCCTATGCGTTCTGTAATCCCGTTGGTTGCTACGCGCGCATCGGTCTGGTCGAGCAAGATGTGGCGGCTTTCCGTCGCGGTGCCAAAGCAACCATCACAATCGTGCCCGCATTGGCCCCCGATCAAAAGGTCGAACTGGACCTGTCGCTGAAGGGTTTCACTGACGGATTCGACAAAGCATCGGTGATCGAACAATAACTCTGCCGTTTATGGCATGAGCCAAGGCCGCGCCCCACATCGGGCGCGGCCTTTTTCATTTGGTAGTAGGGGTTTGCCCTGCTCAGGCGAACTTGCGCAGGGCCAGTACTGCGTTCATGCCGCCAAAGGCAAAGGCATTGGACAAAGCCACATCGACCAACGCATCTCGGGCTTCGTTCGGAACCACATCAAGAGCGCACTCGGGGTCCAGTTCTTCATAGCCGATGGTGGGTGCAATGACGCCGTCGCGCAGGGCCATTATGCAGGCCAGCAACTCTACCGCGCCGGTGCCGCCGATCAGGTGGCCGTGCATCGACTTGGTGGACGAAATCATCAGCTTGTCCGCGTGCGGGCCAAAGACATCCGCGACGGCAGCACATTCGGTTTTATCATTCGCCGCAGTTCCGGTGCCGTGGGCGTTGATATACCCCACCTCGTCCGCGTTAACCCGTGCATCGGCCAGCGCGCCCGCCATTGCACGCGCCGCACCATTCTTGGATGGCATCACAATGTCGCTGGCATCCGACGACATGGCAAAACCAGCCACTTCGCACAGTATCTCGACACCACGTTTACGGGCGTGTTCCATATCCTCAAAGACAAAAACGCCCGCGCCTTCGCCCTGCACCATGCCGTTACGGTTGGCGCTGAACGGGCGGCAGGCATCGCGCGACATCACGCGCAAACCTTCCCACGCCTTGACCCCGCCAAAGCACAGCATAGATTCAGAACCGCCGGTGATCATCGCCGGTGCCATACCCGTGCGCACCATCTGGAACGCTTGTGCCATCGCGTGATTGGACGACGCACAGGCCGTCGAGACAGTAAACGACGGCCCCTTGAGGTTGTGCTCGATGCTGACGTGGCTGGCCGCGGCGTTGTTCATCAGCTTGGGCACAACAAAGGGGTGAACGCGGTTCTTGCCCTCTTCGTAGACGCTGCGATAGTTGGCATCCCAAGTGCTGACCCCGCCCCCCGCTGTGCCCAGCACCACGCCGGATTTGGCGGACAATTCGCCACTGAAAATCAGACCGGACTGGCTGATCGCCTCTTTGGCGGCGGCCAGAGTGAATTGGGTGAACCGGTCATACAGGCTCATTTGCTGGCGGTTATAAAGACCCTCGGCCTCGAAACCGCGCACCTGCCCGCCGATGCGGATGGCCAGACGGTCCACGTCCTGAAACTCCAGCGGACCAATGCCACAGCGACCTTCACGCATGGCCTCCATCGTGTCGGCCACGTTGTGCCCCAGCGCGTTGACAGTGCCCGCGCCGGTGATGACCACGCGTTTCATACGGCGTCCTTTTGCTCCGCCATCAGCTTTTCGATGCCAGAGACAATGGACGCTACGGTCGAGATGTCAAAATCGCTTTCGCTGGGATCGTTGGCGTTGAAGGGCACCGAGATGTCGAATTCTTCCTCGATGGCGAAAATGCTCTCGACCAAACCCAAGCTGTCGATTCCCAGACTTTCCAACGTGCTGTCCATCGTCACATCCGATGGCTCAAGCACAGCCTGTTCAGCGATAATTGCGATAACCTTGTCCTTGACGCTCATATGGTCGTCCCCCCATTGGTCCACGGTTCGCGAAAGACTTAGTCACTGTTGTCCGACTTGAAAACCGATTTTTGCAAAGCAGCGACATCGCGGAACAGGCGCGGCAGGCGGCGCAGTGCCTTATAGGTCTCTAGCTGGGTTTCCATTTTGGTCGCCGGATAGCCCAGCATCACGCGGCCCGCAGGCACCGAAGACAGAACCTTGGTGCCGCCGCCACAAATGACGCGGTCGCCGATGGTCAGGTTGTCGCCCACGCCGGTCTGGCCGCCCAGAACCACGTTGTTGCCCACCACGGTTGATCCGGCCACGGCAGAGGCCGCACACAGCAGCGTATCGTT encodes:
- a CDS encoding DMT family transporter, producing the protein MTPIQTPQRDNLIGSLFMIGSMGGFAVEDAFIKAAAQNLPVGQILIIFGMGGALCFALLALASGAPLFPRAAMSRTMRIRSLFEMTGRLFYVLAIALTPLSSATVILQATPLLVVAGAALVFGEQVGWRRWSAIIIGLIGVIIIVQPGTDGFSALSILAIIGLIGFAGRDLASRAAPRSLGTAVLGFYGFLAVIVAGVAFSLWQAVPFIWPDPVTMLWLAGSVGAGITAYSFLMRAMRTGEVSAVTPFRYTRLLFGIGLGVFVFGETPTTATFAGAGLIVLSGAFIMWRGKKIAAPTAP
- a CDS encoding acyl carrier protein, with protein sequence MSVKDKVIAIIAEQAVLEPSDVTMDSTLESLGIDSLGLVESIFAIEEEFDISVPFNANDPSESDFDISTVASIVSGIEKLMAEQKDAV
- a CDS encoding ABC transporter ATP-binding protein, giving the protein MSGNPYNDGRGNKDASIANPKGVGTLTAHPGTGAAMNTRNAFLIGDSMTGGYGNGPDILHDCTVAVDAGEIAVIVGPNGAGKSTAMKAVFGMLNVRKGSVHLDGEDITDLSPQDRVAKGMGFVPQTSNIFTSMTVEENLEMGAFIRRDDFRDTMAQVYDLFPILKEKRRQAAGELSGGQRQQVAVGRALMTRPKVLMLDEPTAGVSPIVMDELFDRIIEVARTGIPILMVEQNARQALEIADKGYVLVQGRNAFSGTGKELLADPEVRKSFLGG
- a CDS encoding helicase HerA-like domain-containing protein, with the protein product MQDAVFVGGGGPDYGTKQGLSLKYANRHGLIAGATGTGKTVTLQILAEGFSAAGVPVFMADVKGDLSGLSKAGSANDKLHVPFTERAATIGFADYSYTAFPVTFWDLFGEQGHPVRTTVSEMGPLLLSQLLELSEAQEGILNIAFRLADEEGLPLLDLKDLQALLVWIGENAKDLSLRYGNVSTASIGAIQRRLLVLENQGGAKLFGEPALDLADLMRCDADGRGMVNILASDQLMGSPKLYATFLLWLLSELFEELPEVGDPDKPKLVFFFDEAHLLFDDAPKALVNKVEQVARLIRSKGVGVYFITQNPADVPDDILGQLGNRVQHALRAFTAKDRKELRMAAETYRENPAFDTEQAIREVGVGEAVTSMLQKKGVPGIVERTLVRPPSSQLGPITPDERAGVMAVSPMAGKYDTPLDRTSAFEILKERATKAAAEAAKVEEQAEEAEDPAVRDFNAGRRYSGTRVTRSTARATRSTTSFGDQMTRMVVKELTGTTGRRIVRGILGGLFKGR
- a CDS encoding beta-ketoacyl-[acyl-carrier-protein] synthase family protein yields the protein MKRVVITGAGTVNALGHNVADTMEAMREGRCGIGPLEFQDVDRLAIRIGGQVRGFEAEGLYNRQQMSLYDRFTQFTLAAAKEAISQSGLIFSGELSAKSGVVLGTAGGGVSTWDANYRSVYEEGKNRVHPFVVPKLMNNAAASHVSIEHNLKGPSFTVSTACASSNHAMAQAFQMVRTGMAPAMITGGSESMLCFGGVKAWEGLRVMSRDACRPFSANRNGMVQGEGAGVFVFEDMEHARKRGVEILCEVAGFAMSSDASDIVMPSKNGAARAMAGALADARVNADEVGYINAHGTGTAANDKTECAAVADVFGPHADKLMISSTKSMHGHLIGGTGAVELLACIMALRDGVIAPTIGYEELDPECALDVVPNEARDALVDVALSNAFAFGGMNAVLALRKFA
- a CDS encoding branched-chain amino acid ABC transporter permease; its protein translation is MDLLNAFVALSNFVLIPAIAYGSQLALGALGVTLIYGILRFSNFAHGDTMAFGTMVTVLFTWLFQSWGVSLGPLPTALLALPFGILGCMALLLFTDRVVYKFYRAQKAKPVILVIVSLGVMFIMNGLVRFIIGPDDQRFSDGERFIVSVRTFKEMTGLEEGVAIKTTQGITVITAVIVVAALFWFLNRTRTGKSMRAYSDNEDLALLSGINPERVVMITWLIVAALATVAGVLYGLDKSFKPFTYFQLLLPIFASAIVGGLGSPLGAIAGGFTIAFSEVMVTYAWKKVAGYALPDSLAPDSLAQLLSTDYKFAVSFVILLIVLLFRPTGLFAGKSV
- a CDS encoding branched-chain amino acid ABC transporter permease, whose translation is MNATLKNTGLFALVAVLIIGTGLLQSWNSALFILNFGLISAIMALGVNLQWGFAGLFNVGIMGFVALGGLATVLVSMPPTTEAWAAGGGSVIVALLMGAATIVVTALVIKRMPAGWVRTVVVLVLLIGGFFIYRWLFDPAVAAIEAVDPASTGYLGGINPGGAAWGWMTLLAWPVGGVLAAGVAWIIGKTALGLRSDYLAIATLGIAEIIIAVLKNEDWLSRGVKNVIGLPRPAPYEIELQTNPAFLDRAASLGMDPVTASTIWVKLVYAGLFTVVLVILFILAQRALHSPWGRMMRAIRDNEDASEAMGKDVTARHLQVFILGSAICGIAGAMMTTLDGQLTPGTYQPLRFTFLIWVMVIVGGSGNNLGAVLGGFLIWFLWVQVEPMGLLLMQAITSGMADGAPLKEHLIESAAHMRLLTMGLILLLVLRFSPRGLIPER
- a CDS encoding invasion associated locus B family protein → MSYTIKTLVLTAALAMSAPVAILAQETTTEGETPNVETQSGSASEIESQLSLGADADADPELGKPYTAETVGAFEMRCIKTEEEKDPCQMYQLLDDGEGVPVAEFSLFRLPEGGKAVAGATLVVPLETSLPAQMKISVDGGPARTYPYAFCNPVGCYARIGLVEQDVAAFRRGAKATITIVPALAPDQKVELDLSLKGFTDGFDKASVIEQ